One window from the genome of Syntrophales bacterium encodes:
- the rph gene encoding ribonuclease PH codes for MRTDGRKPLELRPVRLAVGYLAHAEGSVLIEMGATKVLCTATLEEGVPPFLKNTGKGWLTAEYAMLPASGTTRTPRESTRGKVGGRTHEIQRLIGRSLRAVTDLGAFGERTIYIDCDVLQADGGTRTASITGSFVALVELFRKMKERGLVDRIPVDDAVAAVSVGVRGGEILLDLDYSEDSGADVDMNVVMTGSGRFIEVQGTAEESPFERELLDRMLEAASGGIRALVAEQRAALGDVR; via the coding sequence ATGCGAACAGACGGAAGAAAACCCCTGGAACTGAGGCCCGTCCGCCTGGCTGTCGGGTACCTGGCCCACGCCGAGGGCTCCGTCCTCATCGAGATGGGGGCGACGAAGGTCCTCTGTACGGCCACCCTGGAGGAGGGCGTTCCCCCGTTCCTGAAGAACACGGGCAAGGGGTGGCTCACGGCGGAGTATGCGATGCTTCCCGCGTCCGGAACCACCCGGACGCCCCGCGAGTCCACCCGGGGCAAGGTCGGCGGGCGGACCCACGAGATCCAGCGGCTCATCGGGCGGTCGCTCCGGGCTGTGACAGACTTGGGCGCCTTCGGGGAGCGCACGATCTACATCGATTGCGACGTCCTTCAGGCCGACGGCGGCACCCGCACGGCCTCCATTACGGGGAGCTTTGTGGCCCTGGTGGAGCTGTTCCGGAAGATGAAGGAGCGGGGGCTGGTGGATCGCATCCCCGTGGACGACGCCGTCGCGGCGGTCAGCGTGGGCGTGCGGGGCGGGGAGATCCTCCTGGACCTGGACTATTCCGAGGACTCCGGGGCGGACGTGGACATGAACGTCGTGATGACCGGGAGCGGCCGTTTCATCGAGGTGCAGGGGACGGCGGAGGAATCGCCCTTCGAGCGGGAGCTTCTGGACCGCATGCTGGAGGCGGCCTCCGGCGGCATTCGGGCGCTCGTCGCCGAGCAGCGGGCGGCCCTGGGGG
- a CDS encoding N-acetylmuramoyl-L-alanine amidase → MKRLFLMTFVAILALFFLAAPVPADAQSARRVVLIDPGHGGSDAGVKVGEKASEKDVTLAVALLVKKALSGSGIDVLLTRTTDASLSATDRAKAAASAKPDLVLSLHVNAGFDKKARGFEVWFPGFQSAAGNGGDSKAILKDMAKNQYLNESVRLARAIERNLSTVFPKANRGLREAPIPLLDGLAVPAVVVEIGFATHPEEGKRLLEDATRQAIAAALAKSIREVL, encoded by the coding sequence ATGAAGCGGCTGTTCCTGATGACGTTTGTTGCAATCCTTGCTCTGTTCTTCCTGGCGGCGCCCGTTCCCGCCGATGCCCAGTCCGCCCGCCGGGTCGTGCTTATCGACCCGGGCCACGGTGGATCCGATGCCGGGGTGAAGGTCGGGGAAAAGGCGTCCGAAAAGGACGTGACCCTGGCCGTTGCGCTCCTGGTGAAAAAGGCGCTCTCCGGCAGCGGGATCGATGTGCTCCTGACGCGGACCACCGACGCCTCCCTGTCCGCGACGGATCGGGCCAAGGCTGCCGCGAGCGCAAAGCCGGACCTCGTCCTTTCGCTCCATGTCAACGCCGGATTCGACAAGAAGGCCCGCGGGTTCGAGGTCTGGTTCCCCGGATTCCAGTCAGCGGCAGGGAACGGCGGGGATTCGAAGGCGATCCTCAAGGACATGGCGAAGAACCAGTACCTGAACGAGAGCGTCCGGCTTGCCCGGGCCATCGAGAGGAACCTCTCGACGGTTTTCCCGAAGGCCAATCGCGGCCTCCGGGAGGCGCCCATTCCCCTGCTGGATGGCCTGGCCGTTCCGGCCGTGGTCGTGGAGATCGGATTCGCCACTCATCCGGAGGAGGGCAAGCGTCTCCTTGAAGACGCGACCCGGCAGGCCATCGCCGCCGCCCTGGCGAAGAGCATCCGCGAGGTCCTCTGA